A genomic segment from Triticum dicoccoides isolate Atlit2015 ecotype Zavitan chromosome 1A, WEW_v2.0, whole genome shotgun sequence encodes:
- the LOC119277116 gene encoding uncharacterized protein LOC119277116 has protein sequence MPLPANLVMGSAFVALGVTLLAGFLYVAVWSKALAPSDNWFLLAVQNDRYYCLLVPLTVPVIIVAVYLHWLSMKMFKHA, from the exons ATGCCTCTCCCCGCGAACCTTGTAATGGGGTCCGCCTTCGTCGCGCTCGGCGTCACGCTCCTCGCCGGCTTCCTCTACGTCGCCGTCTGGTCCAAGGCCCTCGCGCCGTCCGACAACTGGTTCTTGCTCGCCGTTCAGAACGACAG GTATTACTGCTTGCTTGTGCCCCTGACGGTTCCTGTCATAATCGTGGCTGTGTACCTGCATTGGCTGAGCATGAAGATGTTCAAGCATGCGTGA